In Mycobacterium branderi, the DNA window GCCTGATGGAAGGCAGGCACGTGCACCCATCGACGCTGTACCCCGGCGGGATCGGCACCACCGCGACGGTCCAGCTGATGACCGACTACATGACCAGGCTGATGCGCTACGTGGAGTTCATGAAGAAGGTCGTCCCCATGCACGACGACCTCTTCGACTTCTTCTACGAAGCGATACCTGGCTATGACCAGGTCGGCCTGCGCCGCACCCTGTTGGGTTGCTGGGGCTCCTTCCAGGATCCTGACGTGTGCAACTTCGACTACAAGGACATGGAGCGGTGGGGCAACGCCATGTTCGTCACGCCCGGAGTGGTGGTCGACGGCAAGCTGGTGACGCACTCGCTGGTGGACATCAACCTGGGTATCCGAATCCTTTTGGGCAGTTCGTATTACGACGACTGGACCGATCAGGAGATGTTCGTCAAGACCGACCCGCTGGGCAACGCGGTGGATCGGCGCCACCCCTGGAACCAGCACACCAACCCGCATCCCGCGAAGCGGGACATGGATGGCGGCAAGTACAGCTGGGTGATGTCGCCGCGTTGGTTCGATGGCAAGGACCACCTAGCGCTGGACACCGGTGGTGGCCCGTTGGCCCGGCTCTGGCCGACCGCGCTGGCCGGATTGGTCGACATCGGCTACGTCAAGTCCACTGGGCACAGCGTGCAGATCAACCTGCCCAAGACCACCCTAAAGGGACCGGTCCAGCTGGAATGGAAGATCCCGTCGCAGGGCAGCAACACGATCGAACGCGACCGGGCACGCACGTACTTCCAGGCCTACGCGGCGGCGTGCGCGCTGCACTTCGCCGAGAAGGCATTGGCGGAAATCCGCGCTGGGCGTACGAAGACGTGGGAGAAGTTCGACGTCCCCAAGGACGCCATCGGCTGCGGCTTCACCGAGGCGGTGCGCGGCGTGCTGAGCCACCACTTGGTGATCCGCGACGGCAAGATCGCGAACTACCACCCGTACCCGCCGACCCCGTGGAACGCCAGCCCTCGCGACAGCTTCGGCACGCCGGGGCCCTACGAGGACGCGGTCCAAGGTCAGCCGATCTTCGAGG includes these proteins:
- a CDS encoding nickel-dependent hydrogenase large subunit; the protein is MTQIIPKPSHEKREPGQLVEMAWDPITRIVGSLGIYTKIDWDNKEVVECHSTSSIFRGYSIFMRGKDPRDAHFITSRICGICGDNHCTCSCYAQNMAYGVKPPHLAEWLINLGEAAEYMFDHNIFQENLVGVDFCEKMVSETNPGVLAQAEKTEAPHADMHGYKTIADIMRSLNPFSGEFYREALQVSRYTREMFCLMEGRHVHPSTLYPGGIGTTATVQLMTDYMTRLMRYVEFMKKVVPMHDDLFDFFYEAIPGYDQVGLRRTLLGCWGSFQDPDVCNFDYKDMERWGNAMFVTPGVVVDGKLVTHSLVDINLGIRILLGSSYYDDWTDQEMFVKTDPLGNAVDRRHPWNQHTNPHPAKRDMDGGKYSWVMSPRWFDGKDHLALDTGGGPLARLWPTALAGLVDIGYVKSTGHSVQINLPKTTLKGPVQLEWKIPSQGSNTIERDRARTYFQAYAAACALHFAEKALAEIRAGRTKTWEKFDVPKDAIGCGFTEAVRGVLSHHLVIRDGKIANYHPYPPTPWNASPRDSFGTPGPYEDAVQGQPIFEENDRENFKGIDIMRTVRSFDPCLPCGVHMYLGNGKTLERLHSPTQSATGE